gttcttttttgttttccttagtAATGTGCTTATGGGTGCTCTGTGATAATtgcattttataataaaatcaatgCTCCTTCCATCTTAATTTGCTCTTAATGGAGCTTGGGGACTATTTTTTATGGTGTTTGTAGCCGTATGCATAGAGATATGCAGCaagtttgaaaatgaaaaggatctttctattaaataattaacaGTTCAAATTGATGATTCTCAAACAGTATATTAGCTATAACAACTGAACCCCTTTGCTGATCTTTCTGTCTCATATTCTCTTTCACTGtttagtaattaaattattttccttgcTTTTGAGTCCTTCAAATTCGTGAGCatcatcaaatatatatttttggctGTGGTGTGAATCACAGCCAAAAGGCCTTTGGAAGAAACAGGAGGAAGTGGACACTTTCTTAGAGCAATTTTCCTAGCTTGGATGAAGATGACTGTTGTTATGGTCAGTGATGGTGGCaccaagagagagtgagagatcaGGAAGAGAGACCCACATGCCATTTACGGTCTCGCTATTGCACACATCCCATCTTCTTTTCCATCCTTCATCCTTCTCTGCCTACTGTTGGAATATGCTCTCGGAGCTCTCCCAAAGCAGATTTCACCAATCCCGTTTCTTGCAATCGTATCTGATTGTGACAAGGTTGGAGGTAACATAATCAGATCTTAATTTCCATAAGTTCTTGATGCATGAATTTCGCATCGGACCCGGGGCTTGGAGTCAACCAAACTCTGGCTCCTCCCCTCCCACCCCACCGAAACTCAAAACATTTACGGATATATTTTCTTGTTCGCTTCTCTTTTTCTGATGTCTCATCATCTCCAGAAAATTGTTACTAAAATTTGTTAATTATTATTGCTAACATTATTATCAAAGCCAAAATAAACTCCGGCTGGTGTCtcaaaatgtattattatttcagGCATGGGGACTAAAGTTGAATACACCATCAATCTCTTAGCAGCCTCACCAAACAGCAGCAGCTTTACTGTGCGTTGTGTGGATTACTGGGATAGTTTGCGGAATAGTCGACTGATCAAGGGGAACTGCTCCCAGACCGGACTGGACAACTTTGAGGATTCCATGGACAAGAAGCTTGAAAAGCAGCCCAGCATAGAACCCATCAAAAGGACAATGCAGATGCACGAAGATGTCTTTAAACACCAGGTACCAAAAATTTTTAGTTACCAACTTCCctctttttcaaagaaagaGAAAACGGCATTGATTTTGTTCTGCAAATTTTACAATGATCAACATAATCTGACACAACAGAAATACGCAAAATTACTAAAATCATTGAGTATACTGACATCATAATCAACTTTTTTAGTCCTTTATCTCTGGTTTATTAATAGCAATATTAAACATAACTCTAGTTTCCTGCCGTAACGACCAGAGCCAACGTTGTCCATCATTCTAAGAGCCCCACCAACCAATCCTTCTTGACTTATTCATATCATTCTCTCTTAATTAACTATTTATAAACACTATTGACTTGTCTCCTTAAATGTCCTCACCCTTTCAAGCATCGTACTAGTTTTTATTTATCAACTGAACACAGTAAATGCAGGACTTTGTTGTCGATGGAAGTTGGCAATGTAATAACAAAGTAAAAGTTGCAGGTAAGTGAACTTCATAGGCTCTATAGAGTGCAAAAGATGCTAATGGAAGAGCTGAAAAAGGAACCCAAGCAAGACAGACATCGGAGTTCCACGACTAACTCAGATATAAATCACTCTCACTTCATTAACCCCTGCCATCCAACGACACGAACCACTTGTGGATTGAACTTCAGTCTTCAGAGATTGAGAGATGATCCAAGCTCAAGGGAGCGGAGTGGCAGTTGCTCTGGAGAGACTGTGAGAATGCCAAGGGATTTTGATCTTGAAAGGCCTGCCGAGGAAGACATCTCAACAGGAATCAGTGCCGTTGATGAAGACCAAGCAGAGCCAAGCTCCCAGAGGCCCAACAGAATTGACAAGATGAGCATTGATGGGTCTGATGAAGATTGCAAAGTGGAGCTGACATTAAGCATTGGTGGCATCTTGGGCACGAAGACTTCGAAATCCGACCTACCTGAAATAGGATTTAGGCAGCCATCCCATAAGAAAGTTAGGCACCTTGATTCATCTGCCTCTTTTAAATCTGATCGAGCAGAGGATTGCTGTGACCCCACCACCCCCATGAGCAGCTCAAGTGCAACATTCGATCAGGAAAGAGAGCGGCCACATTGGCTTTTCCAAGGTTTAAAGCTTAAATAGGACATGTAATTGGAAGTTGTTTGTGTTTTCCTTCCAACTCTACATGGACCACTGGATTTACACAGTCCGCGCATTTAGATTCTTCAATTAGTTGTCACCTTACTCTAATAAAAGGCCTGATTGACACACCTAGTTGTGGGGTGTACATCGTTGTAAATAGGTCATTCCCAAGCTTGCCCCCTGGCCTGTCTTGTCTAATAGTTCAATGGGGGTGTCTGCATTGCGAGCACTTTGATGTCTTTACGCAGCAGTCTAAATTCGGAAACAAAGAACTATGTATTTTCATGAGCAGATGGGGAAGTGAATGCAATGAAAAAGATGGTATATATGAAAACCTTTCAGCCTCAAAGAGCACCAAAACAGTAGGGAGTTGTCAGACTGCAGTATTGTCTACCACGTAGATTTCAGATCAAGAAACATCAGGACTTTCCATCGGAAAATGAACAAGAAGCAAAATTGAGACCAAGAAGATTTCAGATCAAAAGTCGCTCATCATGCTTGAGTTGGCCAAAAGAGTGTTACAAGTTCTGGTGGCTATTCTTCGAAGGGAAGGGATCCACTGGAACTGGGCTGAATGACCGATGCAGCATTCTGGACAAGAAAATGGCTTCGCATCTTGTTATGTAAAACGTCTCCACATGTAATATGGGGTAGAAACTGGGATTTCATCGATCAAGAAATTTGTtgccaaaatataaaaaatcactATTATTCGCCCTATCCTTTTAGGAATTTAGTTTACGATCTCTCAGGTGATCATGCGATTCCTTGTCTACCAGGATAAAATCAGTTCAATGCTTATTAGAATTGGGCCTCACTCTACCAGGATAAAATCAGTCTCCAAATTCCTTTGGAGCTCTTCTTACAATCAAATTCCATCTTCAGCAGATTTCCTAAGCATTATTTCCAGAAGGCTTCCGAAAATTCTTTCAAATGCTTCATCCTAGTCAACTTAACTCCATCCAACTACGTCAATTTGGACTTCTTTTGCGTTCGAAGTAAAGGAGTGTATATGCTTCCATCACGTATCCGGCATTAATTTGGCACTTGAGTAGCTCCTATTCATTAACTTAAGGCCCGCGAGATGTAGCTGTGAGTTTTTCTtgtatgtttgtttgttttttttttttttttttgttaattaccTTTGCAAAATCATTGTAAATGCCAGTGTAAGATCTCATGTTGAtgtctgtaattttttttattttttctgaaaaaGTATGCTAATGTCCGTATTTAAAAGCCTTGTAACAAGACACAGTACGACTTTTCTTTATAGCAGTTGATCTCATTTTAATTATGGGAAAGAAATTGATGTAAAATCACTACTTATCCCAGTTTAAGTTTAACCTAATGGaaagatataaattttattacttattttatattttaagctgtagattttattatttattttataacttaacactcaccctcatgtgtggaccagactctttttcaataaatggcCCAAtacgtaaaatatttaattagatgGAGTAAAATATAGAGTCAGAATTCAAATCCAAGATCCCTGCTCTAATACTATGTAAAATCATCACTTATCTTAAAAGTTTAAGCTGAtaagaaaatatagattttattatttattttatatcttaacaatcgATGAAAACTCAATTATTGATGAAAACTTAATTATCACAAACTGCTAAAAGATCATAATTTGTATTCTCCAAAACATGGGATAATAAAATCGTGAtactttttttatgattttatatttttgcatgAATGTTTAGATAAGTTTAtagatatataatcattttta
This genomic window from Carya illinoinensis cultivar Pawnee chromosome 7, C.illinoinensisPawnee_v1, whole genome shotgun sequence contains:
- the LOC122314733 gene encoding uncharacterized protein LOC122314733, giving the protein MGTKVEYTINLLAASPNSSSFTVRCVDYWDSLRNSRLIKGNCSQTGLDNFEDSMDKKLEKQPSIEPIKRTMQMHEDVFKHQVSELHRLYRVQKMLMEELKKEPKQDRHRSSTTNSDINHSHFINPCHPTTRTTCGLNFSLQRLRDDPSSRERSGSCSGETVRMPRDFDLERPAEEDISTGISAVDEDQAEPSSQRPNRIDKMSIDGSDEDCKVELTLSIGGILGTKTSKSDLPEIGFRQPSHKKVRHLDSSASFKSDRAEDCCDPTTPMSSSSATFDQERERPHWLFQGLKLK